A region from the Stygiolobus caldivivus genome encodes:
- a CDS encoding archaea-specific SMC-related protein produces MQVRLYNVGGINRELNLSIKKGITVYEAPNAYGKTSLARSLISLLTSEITAEDLLNVFSDEGYIEAEIEGKIYYRRFKRIKNRIEEDKKLYMDDKNALLLSYFSPENQLVARILMGDENIEWFISAAAKIDEIKKKRENLQFKLGEIKAEYEEYQKKYNEAENYMKQLEVINQQLEKLEKDKESIKINTENSIKITRRNRLEDLEKRLEVRQKELKEKEAKVKKIEKEIEDLKKTVSTIPKENILKEVEQLNASLQNLNSRKYNLDVDYRMLGRVLDEIKEANERHLSVCYVCGHEVDPSIWKGRLDTIKKELTEVTRQRDEITKEINSIQAKINELNTKLREIEKYEQLITNKQKDLEQQKLEISEIQKSIETLLRQIRELKEKIEELDTKEPSSNGESDIDRRIRELREQRSNIELELQRIGIPRKIMEELQSYRKNIKELEEQISNLDREYIRRLTVVKDTFSSLANTIMKDLEFSYTAEIDEKYRITIKKEGTKMDLKKLSTSEKTAIALVLVLIGLKEYFKSPFFIIDESFMTFDQKRFEKIKKYLSGIVDYTIITRSNETVQFRNERVLETSQVIT; encoded by the coding sequence ATGCAAGTTAGGCTTTATAATGTAGGTGGAATTAACAGAGAGTTAAATCTCTCTATAAAGAAGGGTATAACTGTATACGAAGCACCAAATGCTTACGGTAAGACATCTTTAGCGAGATCTCTGATTTCCCTATTGACTTCTGAGATAACAGCTGAGGACCTGCTAAATGTATTTAGTGACGAAGGTTATATAGAAGCCGAGATAGAGGGTAAAATTTATTACAGAAGATTTAAGAGGATAAAAAATAGGATTGAAGAGGATAAAAAATTATATATGGACGATAAGAATGCGCTCCTCTTATCGTATTTTTCGCCAGAAAATCAGTTAGTAGCTAGGATATTGATGGGAGACGAAAATATAGAGTGGTTTATTTCAGCCGCGGCTAAGATAGACGAGATCAAAAAGAAGAGAGAAAACTTACAGTTTAAGCTTGGAGAAATAAAGGCAGAATATGAGGAATATCAGAAAAAATATAATGAAGCAGAAAATTATATGAAACAACTAGAGGTTATTAACCAACAATTAGAGAAATTAGAAAAGGATAAGGAAAGTATAAAAATAAACACAGAAAATAGTATAAAAATAACGAGGAGAAATAGGTTAGAGGATCTAGAAAAAAGATTAGAAGTAAGGCAAAAAGAACTGAAAGAAAAGGAAGCTAAGGTTAAAAAAATAGAGAAAGAAATAGAGGACTTGAAGAAAACGGTAAGTACAATACCTAAAGAAAACATACTAAAAGAAGTTGAACAGCTTAACGCGAGTTTACAAAACCTAAATTCAAGAAAGTATAACCTTGATGTGGACTATAGAATGTTAGGCAGGGTATTAGATGAAATAAAAGAGGCAAATGAAAGACATCTCTCAGTATGTTACGTGTGCGGACATGAAGTGGATCCCTCCATATGGAAAGGAAGGCTGGATACTATAAAGAAAGAATTAACAGAAGTAACTAGGCAAAGAGATGAAATTACAAAAGAAATAAACAGCATTCAAGCTAAAATAAATGAACTCAACACTAAGCTCAGAGAAATAGAAAAATACGAGCAATTAATTACAAATAAACAGAAAGACCTTGAGCAACAAAAATTAGAAATAAGTGAGATACAAAAATCTATAGAAACACTACTAAGACAGATAAGAGAACTTAAAGAGAAAATAGAAGAATTAGACACTAAGGAACCGTCCTCTAACGGTGAGAGTGATATAGACAGACGTATTAGAGAACTGAGAGAGCAAAGAAGTAACATAGAACTAGAATTACAAAGGATAGGGATACCTAGGAAGATAATGGAAGAACTACAGAGTTATAGAAAGAACATAAAAGAACTAGAGGAACAAATATCGAATTTAGATAGAGAATATATCAGGAGACTTACAGTAGTAAAAGACACGTTCAGCAGTCTAGCTAATACTATAATGAAAGACTTAGAGTTTAGTTATACAGCTGAAATAGATGAGAAATATCGGATCACTATCAAAAAGGAAGGTACTAAGATGGACTTGAAAAAGCTGTCTACATCAGAAAAAACAGCAATAGCTTTAGTCCTTGTCTTAATAGGGTTAAAAGAGTACTTCAAGAGCCCATTCTTCATTATAGATGAATCATTTATGACATTTGACCAAAAGAGATTTGAAAAAATTAAGAAGTACTTAAGCGGTATCGTGGACTATACTATAATAACGAGAAGTAATGAGACAGTGCAATTCAGAAATGAAAGAGTATTAGAAACCAGTCAAGTTATTACATAA
- a CDS encoding DNA double-strand break repair nuclease NurA: MVTTTAELKSYLYAMIKDKLEKVWIPYSPQTGITPKKVLAVDGGLWSKETRSGVIFIADAEAVLMSDGNIIRLDDKALIDVFRPGNKAKERASLIMQLLELQLAIKNGNKADLILLDGSISKKVGRHKTDLKISDVDDLFSLDDIASLKERESEEKMHKYLVAENQIALSILIEKYGDKVLFVSKNSKTSDIFNQGYSDVIILELFTQGIGYSEPIEKVIEDKYILSLGASKILSNLKYYTSFIRLDNEGKILRLDFLKRSNLIDFINSLIPICVRGYPYPLLEVHKDVRISREDIKRIMRLLGIKPKQEEWWPSQFL; this comes from the coding sequence ATAGTCACGACTACAGCTGAACTAAAAAGCTACCTGTACGCAATGATAAAGGACAAGTTAGAAAAAGTTTGGATACCTTATTCACCGCAAACTGGTATAACCCCGAAGAAGGTTTTAGCTGTAGACGGTGGACTATGGTCTAAAGAGACCAGATCAGGCGTTATTTTTATTGCAGATGCCGAAGCCGTACTAATGAGTGATGGAAACATCATCAGACTTGATGATAAGGCGTTAATTGACGTCTTTAGACCGGGTAATAAGGCTAAAGAGAGAGCCTCGCTCATAATGCAGTTACTTGAATTGCAGCTGGCAATAAAAAATGGGAATAAAGCTGACCTTATCCTTTTAGACGGAAGTATCTCTAAAAAAGTCGGTAGGCACAAGACAGATCTAAAGATTTCAGACGTCGATGACTTATTTAGCCTAGATGATATTGCGTCCCTTAAGGAGAGGGAAAGCGAGGAAAAAATGCATAAATACCTTGTCGCCGAGAACCAAATAGCTCTCTCAATACTCATTGAGAAATACGGTGATAAGGTCCTTTTTGTTTCTAAAAACAGCAAGACTTCTGATATCTTTAACCAAGGGTATTCAGATGTAATAATCCTCGAACTTTTTACCCAGGGTATAGGTTATAGCGAACCGATAGAAAAAGTCATTGAAGATAAATACATCTTAAGTCTTGGGGCTAGTAAAATCCTCTCTAATCTAAAGTATTATACGTCATTTATAAGGCTCGATAATGAAGGTAAAATCCTAAGGCTAGATTTCCTCAAAAGGTCTAATCTTATAGATTTCATTAATAGCCTGATACCTATTTGTGTTAGAGGTTATCCGTATCCTTTACTGGAAGTACACAAAGATGTGAGGATAAGCAGGGAAGACATAAAAAGAATTATGAGACTGTTGGGAATAAAACCGAAACAAGAAGAATGGTGGCCAAGTCAATTTCTATAA
- a CDS encoding AAA family ATPase: MIEIRKVKLENFLSHERSEVTFSPGINVIIGHNGAGKSSIIDAIYFSLFREPVRKISLEELIRKGAKDASVELLVEVDNRSYLISRNIKGGIVDTLSELVPNKYSKTIARGAKEVNEHVYKLLGANEDVFSSTLFIGQGKIEEVFDNLSEIMEKILKLERMNKLRETNGPIHSLIKEIEGELKVIEEKKKRQKELEHGIEESKKKVEEEEKALHEKTKEKEEIEIRIKEKKEEINSIEDKRNKLISLTNQKSRYENETSNIREKLKERPLLEKKRDDLQNYIKDEEPLNEKLKAISETLTLLDQINQSDKLIQKLREELSKKKSDLEEKKKLEEKERRYRELDMRKNELEEKEKQYISKTAELRRDKIALEEKERKLKEFKDIDTSELEDKIKKIKEELEEKRRQIEGINSRKGEIEGEIKQLLNIKQNLQTFNKSNKCPVCGRDLSEHDRTRIDIEIEQKVKELSAKKLELNKEYQNINVLIRQLEQLLDRTEKELKEALRHKAQLDALKSDIQHLQDEISDLEKEVSELTPLHEEFKKVSDELKILVDYHNRYLKVSSVSEEEVARLEDELQKEVVERDRRQENLKKILKDKGLPTDKKELIALGEEIENKLKEIKKKKDELSNIQSKLAILESEESRLLNLENELKEIERQIKELNFREEDYALAKQELDELQREYTNLTTEIGRLSGEITILKTNIEKNNQELNEIKKELEKEEKLINAKKKLEKLRDVLNEKNLQAFLKNNAKSSIENNLVSILSKFDLSYRALELNFDKAGSKGKNKVSSIIVFNDKGEEVSVNALSGGERTSIALALRLAIARSLMKGAGILILDEPTVNLDEYRKRELIDIIRSSLEIVNQIILVTHDEELMEAGDYVLKLEKRGGISKVEVVSNNQQAL, encoded by the coding sequence ATGATCGAGATAAGAAAAGTGAAATTGGAAAACTTCCTAAGCCATGAAAGATCCGAGGTCACATTCAGTCCCGGGATAAACGTAATTATCGGACATAACGGTGCTGGAAAGAGTTCAATAATAGACGCGATATATTTCTCTCTATTTAGAGAACCTGTAAGGAAAATTAGCCTAGAAGAGCTGATTAGAAAAGGTGCTAAAGACGCTTCAGTTGAGCTATTAGTCGAAGTAGATAACAGAAGCTATTTGATCTCACGTAATATCAAGGGCGGTATAGTAGATACGCTAAGTGAATTAGTCCCCAATAAGTACAGTAAAACTATAGCTAGAGGAGCCAAAGAAGTAAATGAACACGTATACAAGCTGTTAGGTGCTAATGAAGATGTGTTTTCGTCTACATTGTTTATAGGCCAGGGTAAAATAGAGGAGGTCTTCGATAATTTATCTGAAATTATGGAGAAAATCCTTAAATTAGAGAGAATGAACAAGTTGAGGGAAACTAACGGACCGATCCACTCATTAATAAAGGAAATCGAAGGAGAACTTAAGGTTATAGAGGAGAAGAAGAAACGACAGAAAGAACTTGAACATGGAATAGAGGAGAGCAAAAAGAAAGTAGAAGAAGAAGAGAAAGCCTTACATGAAAAGACTAAAGAGAAAGAAGAGATAGAAATTCGGATAAAAGAGAAGAAAGAAGAGATAAATAGCATAGAAGATAAAAGAAATAAGTTAATCTCTTTAACGAATCAGAAATCAAGATATGAAAATGAGACCTCTAACATAAGAGAGAAATTAAAAGAAAGACCTCTTCTAGAGAAGAAGAGGGATGACCTTCAGAACTATATCAAGGACGAAGAGCCACTAAATGAAAAATTAAAAGCAATTTCTGAGACATTAACACTACTTGACCAAATTAACCAGAGCGATAAGTTAATCCAAAAGTTAAGAGAAGAGTTAAGCAAAAAGAAAAGTGATCTCGAAGAGAAAAAGAAGCTGGAGGAAAAAGAAAGACGATACCGAGAACTTGATATGAGGAAAAACGAGCTGGAGGAAAAAGAAAAGCAATATATATCAAAAACAGCTGAACTGAGACGTGATAAGATAGCGTTAGAGGAAAAGGAGAGAAAACTTAAGGAATTCAAAGATATAGATACCTCGGAATTAGAAGATAAAATAAAGAAAATAAAGGAGGAATTAGAGGAAAAGAGGAGGCAAATTGAAGGAATAAATTCTAGAAAAGGAGAGATAGAAGGAGAGATAAAGCAATTGTTAAATATTAAGCAAAATCTTCAGACTTTTAACAAATCTAATAAATGTCCAGTATGCGGGAGAGACCTTAGTGAACATGACAGAACAAGGATAGACATAGAAATAGAACAAAAAGTAAAGGAGCTATCGGCTAAAAAACTAGAACTGAACAAGGAATACCAAAACATAAATGTTCTAATACGCCAATTAGAACAACTATTAGATAGAACAGAGAAAGAATTAAAGGAAGCACTAAGACATAAAGCACAACTTGACGCTCTAAAGAGTGACATACAACACCTACAAGACGAGATAAGCGATCTTGAAAAAGAAGTAAGTGAACTTACACCTCTTCATGAAGAGTTTAAAAAAGTATCAGATGAACTAAAAATATTAGTAGATTATCATAACCGATATTTAAAAGTTAGCAGTGTTAGTGAAGAAGAAGTTGCTAGACTAGAAGACGAACTACAAAAAGAGGTTGTAGAAAGGGATAGGAGACAAGAAAACTTGAAGAAAATTTTGAAAGATAAAGGGCTACCTACAGACAAAAAAGAGTTGATTGCTCTCGGTGAAGAAATAGAAAATAAATTGAAAGAAATTAAGAAGAAAAAGGACGAATTAAGTAACATACAATCCAAGTTGGCTATACTAGAAAGTGAAGAGTCAAGACTCCTAAATCTGGAAAATGAATTGAAAGAAATTGAAAGACAGATAAAAGAACTTAATTTCAGAGAGGAAGACTACGCTCTAGCGAAGCAAGAGCTAGATGAGTTGCAACGTGAGTATACTAATCTTACAACTGAAATAGGTAGGTTAAGCGGGGAGATTACTATTCTTAAGACTAATATAGAAAAAAATAACCAAGAATTAAATGAAATTAAAAAGGAGTTAGAAAAAGAGGAAAAATTAATAAACGCAAAGAAGAAGTTAGAAAAATTAAGAGATGTATTAAATGAAAAGAATTTACAAGCCTTCCTCAAGAATAATGCTAAATCTTCCATAGAGAATAACCTCGTATCTATCTTATCTAAATTTGACCTATCTTATAGAGCACTGGAGCTAAACTTTGATAAGGCAGGTTCGAAGGGTAAGAACAAGGTTAGTTCTATTATAGTCTTTAATGATAAAGGGGAAGAAGTTTCTGTTAATGCACTAAGCGGAGGGGAAAGGACCTCAATTGCATTGGCCCTAAGATTAGCCATAGCAAGATCTCTTATGAAGGGCGCTGGGATCTTGATACTTGATGAACCTACAGTAAACCTTGATGAGTATAGGAAGAGGGAGCTCATAGATATTATACGATCATCATTAGAAATTGTCAACCAAATAATTCTGGTCACACACGACGAGGAGCTGATGGAAGCCGGAGATTACGTACTTAAGTTAGAAAAAAGAGGTGGAATTAGTAAAGTAGAGGTGGTCTCAAATAATCAGCAAGCTCTATAA
- a CDS encoding nucleoside hydrolase translates to MKRKVIFDTDTASDDTIALMMSLDFFDVIGVTIVSGNVKFEHEVKNALFTLEYLGREDVPVFLGAQRPIMGVWRTVEEVHGEKGMGRWDIPTPSKKPENKFASDAIIELSKKYCCELEVLAVSPLTNLALAYLKDPSIVNRIKKVWIMGGAFTKGNTTEIAEFNFWVDPEAAKIVINGGFNITLVPWEVTEESATITDDEWEKISALNTKRSNFFVKVNEILREYSKKVGSPGSVHPDSLTVTIAYDNTLVLGSVKKSVDVETCGKSRGAMLIDWYNLTNSETKVEIITKADSIKFKKYLIDVLSKA, encoded by the coding sequence ATGAAGAGAAAAGTTATTTTTGATACAGATACTGCGAGTGATGATACAATTGCCCTGATGATGTCTTTAGACTTTTTTGATGTTATAGGAGTTACTATTGTCTCAGGTAATGTAAAATTTGAACATGAAGTTAAAAATGCTCTTTTTACCTTAGAATATCTTGGGCGTGAAGATGTCCCAGTATTTCTTGGGGCACAAAGGCCTATAATGGGTGTATGGAGGACCGTAGAAGAAGTACACGGCGAAAAGGGGATGGGAAGATGGGATATACCTACGCCTTCTAAAAAACCTGAGAACAAGTTTGCTAGTGATGCTATAATAGAATTGTCCAAGAAGTATTGTTGTGAATTAGAAGTCTTGGCTGTATCACCATTAACTAACCTCGCTCTAGCTTACCTTAAGGATCCTTCAATAGTGAATAGAATCAAAAAAGTATGGATTATGGGAGGTGCATTTACCAAGGGAAATACCACTGAAATAGCCGAATTTAATTTCTGGGTAGACCCTGAGGCTGCAAAAATAGTAATTAATGGCGGTTTCAATATAACCCTTGTGCCTTGGGAAGTTACGGAGGAATCTGCAACCATCACTGATGATGAATGGGAGAAAATAAGTGCCTTAAATACTAAACGTTCAAACTTTTTTGTAAAAGTGAATGAGATCTTAAGAGAGTATTCTAAAAAAGTTGGATCACCAGGTAGTGTGCACCCCGACTCATTAACAGTTACAATAGCCTATGACAATACACTAGTTCTCGGATCTGTTAAGAAAAGTGTAGATGTAGAAACATGTGGTAAGTCAAGAGGAGCTATGTTAATAGATTGGTACAATTTAACGAACAGTGAAACAAAAGTCGAAATAATAACTAAGGCTGATTCTATTAAATTTAAGAAGTATTTAATTGATGTTCTCTCAAAAGCTTAG
- a CDS encoding MTH1187 family thiamine-binding protein, with the protein MARKILIDISVEPIGTSSTSLSPYVRKVFEVLDRLGLKYYPAPSMTTIELEDITQLGIILKEIGDELEKMGVKRIVTIMKVDDRRDKENSLQHKLEVIKK; encoded by the coding sequence ATGGCAAGAAAAATATTGATCGATATAAGTGTAGAACCTATAGGTACTTCATCTACCAGCCTTTCTCCTTACGTAAGAAAAGTTTTTGAGGTCCTTGATAGACTTGGTCTAAAGTACTATCCTGCTCCTTCAATGACGACTATAGAACTTGAGGATATAACCCAGCTAGGAATAATTCTAAAGGAGATTGGAGACGAATTAGAAAAAATGGGTGTTAAAAGGATAGTAACCATTATGAAAGTGGACGATAGAAGAGATAAGGAGAATAGCCTTCAGCATAAATTGGAAGTAATTAAAAAGTAG
- the mre11 gene encoding DNA double-strand break repair protein Mre11 yields the protein MTRILHVSDTHLGKRQYDRDFREDDVYDTFKQVIDKAIEEKVDAVIHTGDFFDKNEPPNKAVLVALKELKRLKEKGIPFIAIAGDHDSPKRGSSIFPQRILEEEGLLVLLDHQKTEYSIGDLNIQGLSHIPLTGASVLKERLAKMKPASKKSILLLHQGVRTLLPYQYSYQIDLSDLPKGFGIIALGHFHDRFKTELDGGTVIEIAGSPEIISTSEIEGYEKNKKGITLIDYSTADPTFTYINMDIRPQFEVVINTDKLDNDIKSIVTKFSSISGKKPILHITLEGSPVKKSLIVNRLRELSKVSEYYRIAHDNTSYLPDQTEVRPPSSSSLDEMIMTYLTKVANYNETEAKLILSLIHEEDDEEITKILKKLSGYE from the coding sequence ATGACGAGAATCCTCCATGTTTCGGATACACACTTAGGTAAAAGGCAGTACGATAGAGATTTCAGAGAAGACGATGTCTATGATACATTTAAACAAGTCATTGATAAAGCTATTGAAGAGAAAGTTGACGCCGTAATACATACAGGTGATTTCTTCGACAAGAATGAACCGCCTAACAAAGCAGTCCTAGTCGCACTAAAGGAGTTAAAGAGACTTAAAGAAAAGGGTATACCCTTTATAGCAATAGCCGGTGACCATGACTCACCGAAAAGGGGGAGTAGTATATTCCCGCAAAGGATCCTAGAAGAAGAAGGTTTATTGGTACTGTTAGATCACCAAAAGACTGAGTACAGTATAGGTGACTTGAATATTCAAGGGCTATCCCATATCCCTCTTACGGGTGCAAGCGTGCTGAAAGAGAGACTTGCTAAGATGAAACCAGCTTCGAAGAAGAGTATATTACTACTACACCAAGGTGTGAGGACATTACTACCCTACCAGTACAGTTACCAGATAGACTTATCGGACCTACCTAAAGGCTTTGGGATTATAGCCTTAGGGCATTTCCACGATAGGTTTAAGACCGAGTTAGACGGGGGGACTGTTATAGAGATAGCCGGCTCACCTGAAATAATAAGTACGTCTGAAATTGAAGGTTATGAAAAGAATAAGAAAGGTATCACACTCATAGACTATTCTACTGCAGATCCAACTTTTACTTACATAAACATGGATATAAGACCCCAGTTTGAAGTGGTAATTAATACTGATAAGCTAGATAACGATATTAAGTCTATTGTGACTAAATTTAGTTCAATAAGTGGTAAAAAACCGATATTACATATTACGTTGGAAGGTTCACCAGTAAAAAAGAGCCTAATAGTTAACAGACTCAGAGAACTCTCTAAAGTATCTGAATATTATAGGATAGCCCACGATAATACTTCTTACCTCCCAGACCAGACCGAAGTTAGGCCCCCATCTTCTTCATCGCTGGATGAAATGATTATGACGTATTTGACTAAAGTGGCGAATTACAATGAAACAGAAGCAAAACTAATCCTTAGCTTAATCCATGAAGAGGACGATGAAGAAATTACAAAGATATTAAAGAAACTTTCGGGGTATGAGTAA
- the herA gene encoding DNA double-strand break repair helicase HerA, translated as MTIGYIVGSATTEQATALLEKKIRNGYYVVVEYDDEKVLGLVTQTFTGSPLLDNNLSDIEFIQKIKKFNNSIPYFIKARIKLLCKLNNSLSRPDIPPVAGSPIRLATDEELRSVFSNGEIKVGKVIGTDVEVKIRLNSLARHLAILAATGSGKSNTVAVLSSRIAENGGSVLIFDYHGEYFDSEIPRLNQIEPKINPLKLTVGEFATLLELRENANIQYRILRRAFKQFVEEVNKGIAENTISFVELNNNFVQLLSDKVEQVSKDEKRKESRDEVLNKIEDFADRYAELIDFTFGDVIDRLKVRSVNVVNLSSLDEDGIDAVVAHYLRRILNARKENKLKKNGGLKFPILSVIEEAHVLLSKEENTLTKHWAGRIAREGRKFGVGLVIVSQRPKGLDENILSQMTNKIILKMVEPTDKKYVLETSDNLSEDLVDELSSLDTGEAIMVGNIVRLPTLVKIDKFEGKLAGSDPDLLKEWKEIEEIENRNADTAFWG; from the coding sequence ATGACAATAGGGTATATAGTAGGTTCAGCGACCACAGAACAAGCTACCGCACTTCTTGAAAAGAAAATAAGAAACGGGTACTATGTAGTAGTTGAATATGATGATGAAAAAGTCTTGGGTTTAGTCACTCAAACTTTCACCGGTAGTCCTCTTCTTGATAATAACCTTAGTGATATAGAATTTATCCAGAAGATTAAGAAGTTTAATAACTCTATTCCTTATTTCATAAAAGCTAGAATTAAGTTGCTTTGTAAACTTAATAACAGCCTATCTAGACCAGACATCCCGCCTGTAGCGGGTTCCCCTATTAGATTGGCAACAGACGAAGAGCTTAGATCAGTATTTTCAAATGGAGAAATAAAAGTAGGTAAGGTCATAGGGACTGATGTTGAAGTAAAGATAAGGCTCAATTCTCTCGCAAGGCACTTGGCGATATTGGCAGCTACCGGATCTGGAAAATCTAACACAGTCGCAGTGCTGTCATCACGTATAGCGGAGAACGGAGGTTCAGTCCTCATCTTTGACTATCACGGGGAATATTTCGATAGCGAAATACCTAGACTAAACCAAATAGAGCCCAAGATCAACCCCCTAAAACTTACTGTTGGTGAGTTCGCTACGTTACTTGAACTGAGAGAAAACGCTAACATCCAATACAGAATATTAAGAAGAGCATTCAAACAGTTTGTGGAGGAAGTCAATAAAGGGATAGCAGAAAATACTATTAGTTTCGTTGAACTCAACAACAACTTCGTTCAGTTACTTTCGGATAAGGTAGAGCAAGTGTCAAAGGACGAAAAGAGAAAAGAAAGTAGGGACGAAGTATTAAATAAAATTGAAGACTTCGCCGACAGGTACGCTGAACTTATAGACTTCACTTTCGGCGATGTTATTGATAGACTTAAAGTAAGGAGCGTGAACGTGGTAAACCTGAGCTCATTAGACGAAGATGGCATTGACGCTGTAGTAGCACATTACTTAAGAAGAATTTTAAATGCACGAAAGGAAAACAAGTTAAAGAAAAACGGTGGACTTAAGTTCCCTATATTGTCGGTCATAGAAGAGGCGCATGTCTTATTATCAAAAGAGGAGAACACCCTGACCAAACACTGGGCAGGGAGGATAGCTAGAGAAGGTAGGAAATTCGGTGTAGGTCTGGTCATAGTGAGTCAGAGACCTAAAGGTCTAGACGAAAATATCCTGAGCCAAATGACTAATAAAATAATCTTGAAGATGGTAGAACCGACAGATAAAAAATACGTCTTAGAGACTAGTGATAACTTAAGTGAAGATCTAGTCGATGAACTTTCATCATTAGATACCGGTGAGGCGATAATGGTCGGGAATATCGTACGTTTACCCACTCTAGTTAAAATTGACAAATTTGAAGGAAAGCTAGCAGGTAGTGACCCTGATCTACTTAAAGAGTGGAAAGAAATAGAAGAGATAGAGAACAGGAACGCAGATACGGCATTCTGGGGATAA
- a CDS encoding CBS domain-containing protein, producing MGIVREPIVVRPHDSLLHTVKIMTMEYVPKLIVGDENGNPLGIVSQKDALKFINRMGNRELDNVYVSEVMRKDIVTVTGEIEPIEAAQIMIEKKQPMLIVTSDSGKILGMIIKSDLSQYYGSLIRGVQKISEYMSKNPITVDENSPVHAALDLILTNDISRLIVTSNGKIVGTITTTDLLYLAPVLKIKDISVKVKEVMTPTIVIMDEFEDLNYAAKLMANRKVKGLPIVGVSGELKGILTTTDIVRALTDEKVRKYLLELKLYTTTF from the coding sequence ATGGGTATAGTCAGAGAGCCTATAGTAGTAAGACCGCATGACTCCCTCTTACACACGGTTAAGATAATGACAATGGAATACGTGCCTAAGTTAATAGTAGGAGATGAGAACGGTAACCCTCTGGGTATAGTGAGCCAAAAAGACGCTTTAAAGTTCATCAACAGGATGGGTAATAGGGAGTTAGATAATGTCTATGTATCGGAAGTTATGAGAAAAGATATTGTAACAGTTACGGGCGAAATAGAGCCTATAGAAGCCGCTCAGATAATGATAGAAAAGAAACAACCAATGTTAATAGTGACATCAGATAGCGGAAAAATCCTTGGGATGATAATTAAGAGTGATCTATCACAATATTATGGTAGTCTTATCAGGGGAGTCCAAAAAATATCTGAGTATATGTCGAAGAACCCTATTACTGTAGACGAAAATTCGCCAGTACATGCAGCGTTAGATCTTATTCTAACTAATGATATTAGCAGGTTAATCGTAACGAGTAATGGAAAAATAGTCGGCACTATAACTACTACCGACTTACTCTACCTTGCACCCGTACTAAAGATAAAAGATATTAGCGTAAAAGTAAAAGAAGTTATGACTCCGACTATAGTTATAATGGATGAGTTTGAAGACCTTAATTACGCTGCAAAACTAATGGCTAACAGAAAAGTAAAAGGATTACCTATTGTAGGAGTATCTGGCGAGTTGAAAGGTATATTAACTACTACAGATATTGTCAGGGCCTTGACAGATGAAAAAGTCAGAAAATATCTGTTAGAACTGAAACTATATACTACTACTTTTTAA
- a CDS encoding Fur family transcriptional regulator, with protein sequence MELDLANLLRQKGLKVTPQRLSILKLLYTGGHFNGEQIYNELKKSEPSISLSTVYNALNTLEKAGLLNSFEVNGITWYEIKRDLHVNVFCEDSDQIVDVDVDLEELYKKLNEKGINVKSLNVVVTAECSKLLREHQLNTS encoded by the coding sequence GTGGAATTAGATTTAGCAAACCTATTAAGGCAAAAAGGCCTGAAAGTAACTCCTCAAAGACTCTCTATACTAAAACTCTTATATACTGGTGGGCATTTTAACGGTGAGCAAATATATAACGAGCTTAAGAAATCAGAGCCTAGCATAAGTCTATCCACTGTATATAATGCGCTAAATACACTAGAAAAAGCTGGTTTGTTAAACTCATTTGAGGTTAATGGTATTACTTGGTATGAGATAAAAAGAGACTTACATGTAAACGTATTTTGTGAAGATTCGGATCAGATAGTTGATGTAGACGTAGATTTGGAGGAGTTGTATAAAAAACTTAATGAGAAAGGGATTAATGTAAAATCCCTTAACGTAGTGGTTACAGCTGAATGTTCTAAGCTTTTGAGAGAACATCAATTAAATACTTCTTAA